The genomic region cttttaaaattttacaaaagtgCGCACTGGtattaggagagataaggacaagctccccacgcgacatcacaatgggctataagCCTGTGTGTGGCTCACAGTGGACAACAGCTTCAACCTAACGTACGCTAACCTTAGTTCATAGTACAGGATGGGTCAAATAAAACCTACTAATGACTAAAGActactgcctagcagtatgcgtagttgctccatcttgttgaaaccacaaattaggatactgctccgccattggccgcaaaaagttttcaatcaatgttctgtaagaagctcctgaaatcgattccggcgtttcatcctcattttcgaagaaatatggaccgataactctagtggctccgcaccaaacagtacatttagatgggtgcaactgatgttggtgtgttgcccttggattttcagagccccacaatctaccgttctgcttgttgacataaccatttaaatggtaTTGCGCTGGAATTAAAATGTTGCCtatatttacgctgcgttaaaacaattaatcgttgacaagaatagaaaaacttgataattttaacacgttgtgttgtactgtagggttccataataaatttctaaCAATTCAATTACGagtataacctacaaaaagagaaaaataaatatgtcaaaaaataaaaaagttatttgtgtttaacattagtaggtcttatttggcccaccctctacaacaaaaacaatgaaatgcaaagtttcaaactttgtatacaattgttcgaaaattttcaaaatgacttcaaaactttaaactatttaaccaatttttttgaatttttctggttatgcagttttatagcccattgaattttagtgtaacaatttttgtttttttttttatcgcttAGGTATTACGCCTCGTTTCTTCAAAGTGCAggctcgtttttgtttttggtttttatacagaaaaaaaaacgctttCCCCACAGTTGTTTCTACGTTAACGGAACGATGAGGATTTATAACCAgttaagaaatttcaaaaaatatatgggaaatgtttcatgctgctacagcaacaatcACAACCACGTAAACAGTACTCGTATATCTCCtatgtcagaaaaaaattgttctataaTATTTGATTTATCTACCGTCAGCTTAGTAGCGGAAGTATTACGCACTCGCATACCGTTGCTCTACCGTTGCTATCTAAGCGATTAAGAACATGATTTATGTCACCGCTCTCTGAATCGGCACGCCAACATGGGGGTTGTACCCTACTCGATATATGCATAAATAATGATAGTAgtaattaatttagaaaaaatactaCCATTTCTCTTTCTGAAAGGACAAGACGAAATTGAATTACTTTTACACTGCACAGCAGTTTCTACCAGCTTTGCAGGTCAGCAATCAAGTCGACTTTCAGAATAATTAATTACTTTACGGAAAGGAAATAGGCCGGCGGAGGCACCAGCTGCTTACgcgtattaaaaacaaattagaaaatgtgttaattgtcactaaaaatagtaaatgtttcactttcactttcaaACGCATATCCGTCAtgcattacacacacacacatatatatatatatatgtacaaacgcACATTTCCAAGCATTTGTCATCATGAAATGCATTTGATAGTAGATAGTTAACATAGGTTCATGGCTTGGCTGACCCGAAAAAGTTGCTTTGCTTCCGAATACGAATGCAGCTGCCGCAgcaggaaatttttttgttgcagaaTGCAAAgtgattttatgcaaatttttaacctcaaattaGACACTTAAACGCCTCAAGTTATTAAATTGCACATCAATTTTTTATTGGCTCTTTGCCATTCTAGTTCCGATCAGTAACCTGATGTAATTTATATTGAATATGTCATAAAGCGACCCCATCAATGAATTAATGCATCATTTAGCTTCACATTTAATTCAAGACAAGCTAAACACGCCCTCATTCTAGGGTGTGTAGGTAAATTACCGAGCACTActttacatatgcatgtatgtactcgtataactatgtaaatattatactcattttacattattccCTTGCGATTTCCAGCCGCCCTATTAATTTACAACTAATCGACATTTGTCTCTCTCAGTGCCCATTAAACTCAATAGCACTCACATTTGCATTACCTGTTCGGCTCGTGGCTTTGCTAATTGAcatgcacacacgcacatagATAGATATGCATGTTAATCTAATGTGACCAAAGTTTTTTGACCTCTTCAGGTGTAGGCGTGCGTACAACtataaaatgaatgaatgaagccTTCACgtcgaaacaaaattttgtatgcaaatatgtcACCAGCCATCCGATATGCTTTTATTtcctttatatttaatttataactctttgatttctaatttaacagaaatataatattatttcatattgTTTACCATTTGTTTTGGTTATTTGTATGTCCGTACATGGTTCgctcgcaaaatttttttttaaacctgtTATTGATTAAAACTAGTGTAAGGTTTGTTCTGCATTCTATAGCTAGAAAATGCGTTGTAGTATTTTCGGTTTATTATAGCCAAAATTAGTATCAAATTCATTTCCGTTGGTTGAGTCACTGTGCGCAGTTATAAGTACGAAGTAGTGAAGAGATTTGCCTATTTAAGAACCAAAACCAACACCATCAACTAAGAAGATCATTTAAAAAGTTCTTGACGTGATGTGAAGTCAGAGAGGTGGCCCTACTGTGCTTAGTTGGTAGCATTTCTTGGAAGAACAcgcaccaagtttcagccagatcggtgtATTTCTTTGTgattgacattcgtttgaatggaggaagtcgagtgattttccctTTCCTTCACGGCAATGCACCAGTTCACGCCTCAGTAGATGTGATCGCAGAATTAATGGAAATGGGGTTTCAACTCGGACTACTATTTATTCCAATTTGAAGCAAAAGCTGGcagcaaaaagtttttttataacattcgccAGTAATGCCACACAGGAagaagattaggttaggttgacctggctggctgaaagccatcacatacaCTTATTGGTTCTTAGTGATTCCACATTTAGTTTGACGCTTACGTTTCCCTGTAGTAGGCGTCTTGTAaaaagcctgcgtcttttgcgaatctaagtaagctctgaagctctaacctcgagagacattctaacctctcattttgtagagctcctaaacatttcattcgggctCTAGTTAGTGCAgcgcaagaacatagaaggtattcAAGAGTTTCTCTCTCTcccttctagttcattgcaaaatctgcagctatcattgttcgcaattcccatcttgtatgcgtgtgccgctaacaaattgtgacctgttagtatacctacgatagttttgctttcttttctagacagagctagtACGAATCGGATGGATTTATCTGCACTCTGTGTACACATGTTTTTCGCGGTTTTACAAGTGgttagattattccacctccagtctatccgtgttttcatgtccgcagcgatgcgtttgtataccgtatttaaaggtttcggtatgtcgttttcttgtgtgaattgtctgtaaacagcgctttcggcaatctcatctacaatttcgtttcctgcccttatgtccggatactcaatagatgtgtaaccgtctgtctgcCGCTAGTCTCTCTATATCTTCCCGGTCCTACAAacgtttttatatgaaatttcatattaGTTTATTGCCTTCATTGCGGCTTGACtttcaacgtatatatttatgttggacTTGCTCGATGCCTTGCTAGTACTttttctgcagcctttcctaccgcaaagatttctgcttgaaaaatattacaatggtCAGGGAGCTTAATTAGCCGCCTGATGTCTAGCTCTGCGTAATTAATACCTGCACCTACTCCGTCCCTCCCGAAGAAACATTtaatgggtattttttaaacaaaaatagggAATTTTCAGTTTCCACCACCATTAAGCTTAGTATTTAGTGCGCGGTTGCctagtatttaatttaaattattacatttgaattgaatttattttaaaacaaacaatttaaatatttaaatcacGACATTTTCCGATTAacgcaaaaacgaactgttttcgtcagttatttttggtGATTTACTTCATCAACCAAGGAAATGGCAATACTGTCAAGTATTGAAACGAGCTCTCATACGCTCTCTCAAATGAAAGAGTTTCGCATCTAATTATTTATGAACTGAACAACgattgattggacgagtgtgtgaatgcgtGTGAAACGAGCgcgcagaattctgctgccgagtcccCGATGATGTGGCTGCTGAAGTTACTCGCACAATTGTATTTCTCACCATACCTGCGCTCCTCATTGCTTTGAGATACTTATGAgattatacaaattattttcttcagtttatattttaaattatatcaaaaatattttataataattcaaagctaaaactaaattcACTTTCATATTCTTGTAATTTTAGTAACCAAAGTGACTTCCGATGGCGAGCCACATGAGATGATGACAATGATTGCCGGCCTCTCGGGCCTTTTTGCTGCCATGATAATTCTAGCTGTGCTAATATCCCTACTCAGTTGCAAGAGCGACAAGAAGTAAGAGCAATcaatacaaatgaaaattttcccCTTAAACAAAAGTGTAACTGCTATTTTTGTACTATCTCTCTCCTCCTCATAGGGCGAAACATTGCAAAAATTGCCCGCGCACAAACAATTGTAAAGACAATTTTGCACGCAACTCTAGTTTGAATGAGAGCACCACACGCTCATCCATATCGACTACCTATACACGAGCTACAAGCCTCGAAGAAGGCAATTCAGTACCAGCAACGCCAATTTACAATCCAACCGTTTCGGTAATTTCTTCGGGCAATCTTTCGGGTAACCTGAACTCAGCTTTCATGAATAGCGAACTAAATTTGGCCAACACTTTGTCGAaaccaaagaagaagaaaacacaCTGGAGTGATGAGGTGGATGCGCAACTGCGTATGAAGGAAACCACTGTGGATATTGAGCGATTTTGAGGAAATCAATTAAGAAAGCATGAGGGATTTCAGCTATACGAATTTATGCGCATGCGCGGATTGATACAATATTTCGGCTGGGCTGCATGTTTGTTTCGCTGTTGTAATTGACAAAGCGAGGACGCGCTTGCTAAATGTGAAGACTGATTGGGGGAGGTTGTAGCAAAAGCctctttcgtttgttttgttcttACGAAAAGTTtatagtaattttcaaaaaattacgagCATAAATATATAGAGCACACAATTACctgatatatataaatttactttAGAATTTAGTGTTAAGCCCATTCAAGgtgtatatataaatgcattttagcttagaaaatatttgcaaaaaattgaagaatttgcaaaaattattttaatcacaaacactatttttgttttttttgttctttttttttgttttatttcaacaagttgtaagtttattaaaaaataactataCTTTTAGTTTATATAAGAATACAcgaatcataaaaaatattgtaaaatcacataaataaatgtctttttcttttgtaaattgGAATAATATGGCTGCAGCTATTTAGTTTCTCGAACCAATCACCATGGCTAGCAGCGccatgcgcacatacataccgTACTCCGCTTGACGGAAGTAGGCAGCACGCGGATCCGAGTCGAACTCTTTGCTGATTTCAAAGACACGTGGCAATGGATGCATGACAATTGTGCGACGACTCGCGAGCGTCATTAGCTTCGGGGTGACAACAAAGTGGCCGCATGCCTAGAAggaaatgcaaatatatttaattaagtaTGGAAAGCTATAATATTTAGTATGCCATATCTATTTGTAGATGTATAGGCAGATAATTTAGATTGAAATATCTCAATTTTggggtgaataaaaaaaaaatggaaaggtGGACATacactttttgacgtgataacgtcttataattcgatgtagccggctgcacgcaccaaaaaatgcgtcgttagcttgcttgaactgcaagcaagagcgcggaacgaacgacaaagaggcacaatcggccccgcgttcggcaacgttcgacatctggctctctcctacttaagtgagcatatatatgtatgtatatgcgcaaatgtatataaactcacatatttgtattaggCAGAAGGCATAtgcttcctgtgtgcatggtaatgaaccatttctctgttgagaataggacgatgataggaaaagtaggaaatgaaagggagtgtttcgagtataaagtgtcttgaaaaagtaaaatcgatgatgatgcctcttagtgttgttgacttattaacgtttgattcacaatcgaaattgaacatatctttcatgaatttgataaatatttcgtaatttttcacgtttgtgtaaatgtaacttgatcaattgcatttcgattccatttacctccttctctatatccacacaaaatatctatcaaacaaatttaattttaaaaatgaaatttgaaaaattcaaaccttccatcagtattttcttatgacgttgtcacgttaaactatcgtcagtaaaccgacatTATATCCTGATGCAATACGTCGACAGTAGCATCTGCTTGTTACCACCCACTGTTTAGGTCATTTGACGAGAGAGCCACCCCTGTCATAACAGTACTCCCCCGGCCACCATGTCTCTGTCCATACCATAGAAAAGGTAAGTTTGTATGTCCGGTGTCGTCAGTTTGCCTTCATCCAAATAAATCAATCGAGAAAATGGTCCTACGGCACAACCGTAAGTTAATGCATCGCAAGAAAAGTGTAGACTATTAGACTACAGTACTTCAGCAGTTCTAGTGCCCCTGCTTTCGCTTTTTCGCCTTCTCTCCATTTGTCTCAAATCATTGAGTGCGaacgctgacaatttttttaatacaatctcCTACCTCTTTagattgtggaacaacatcgtcCTGTGTTATTGGTTCTGctattttgttttccaaaaactcTCGTCCTTTACTCCATCTTTGGCAGTAAAAGATTATATGCTCCGCATTTTCAGTTGCCTTGGCTCAAAATGAACATATAACTCCATCATCATGGCCATACTTGTGGGGATATTCTCTGAAACAACCATGTCCTGTCAGAAACTGCATCAAATAAAAGTCGACCTTACCATCCATACACTTGAATGTCtggatatgtaaatattatagcaTCTggcatactaggttgttcaataagttttgcggttcgataagagaaacacaattttatggtttgaaatgcactttatcactcagtatagtctccctgagcaTCAATACACCTGTCTCAacgggattccaatttatgaattccatccctgaagtgcgaatctggaagggcttcaaaatacagctgttaTGTCCTTATCATTTGATGTAAAACcctttccacgcatgaattttttaAGCCTCGCAGCAGATGGAAGTCGTTAGGGGCCAAATCTAGTGAATGCGGTGGATGCTCCCACAATTCgcactttaattcatggattttagccattgtcaaaatgctcttgtggaACGGGttcattgtcctgatgaaaaataattttttttcttttgcaaactcgGTCTTTTTCTCCGATTTTTCTCCTTCAGCTGGTCTGATTCTAAAAAACGAATGCTAacaccaggttcacaccacacTTTAGccccaaacgaggtttcagacagggtgaatcgctgtcgtgtgacttctttaatcgctcaggcacaattttttataagagcgtacaattgttggtgtatgctgatgatgttgACATCTTCATTCTTAACAACCACGCGGTTATTTCTGCCTTTTCCAgactggtggtgaacgaagacaaaacaGAGTACCTCCTGTTATCAAACAAAcaatcggcgcactcgcgtatcgtcaCTCATGTCACTATTGACACTTATGATTTTGAAGTAGTAAGggacctttttttatttaggaaccagcaacGTAGAATATATCTTGCCGAtaagtactactttggactaagtgggCAATCTGggagtaaagtcctctctctaaaaactaatactctacaagactctcatcattcccgtcctaacgtatggcgcagaagcgtggacgatgacaacttccgatgaagcgacgcttggagggtttgagagaaagattctgcgtaagatttttggacctttgcacgttagcaacggcgaatatcacgggcgatggaacgatgagctgtctgagatgtatgagctttacaacgcaatagacatagcgcagcgaataaagatccacaGGCTacgctggctaggtcatgtcgtccgaatgggtacaaacgctccgactctccgtgttcgatgcggtaccagccggtagtagcagaggaagaggaagacctcctctgcgttggaaagatcaggtggagaaggacttggcttcactttgtgTGTCCAACTGGGGTTGATATGAAAATGAATGTTGCGGAAGCTAATTTTTAAGGGTGATTTGCTATtcgacatatatgtatatacatagtcGACTGATTTGTTGGGAGACTACAGTTCGTAAAGACACTGGTTTGAAACCTCGGGCATAAAACAGCAattgatagaaatttttttccaatagcggccCCCTCTCGGCTGagagtggcaaacctccgaagtctatttttgccatgaaaagctcctcataaaaaaccatctgccgttcgaagacGACCTTAAATTGTAGGGCCCTCCATTTGGTAAAAAGGAGTAAGAggcaattatatacatacgagggtcatttgaaacgtttgtgaaaaaataaaaactatttaattgtttttgggtAAACCCTTtcttatttttcgacattgtcTCCTTTTATGCTTATACATTTCGTCCAACGCTGTGCTAGTTCGTTGGTCCCTTCGGAAATAGGACTtgcccaagtctgaaaaatagccactcGTTTCTGCAATCTCCTCCTCGTTTGAGTAAAATCTTTTCCCCGCCAGCCACTTTTTCAAATCAGAAAGCCCCTTTGAGGCAAGATAACGATGTGTCCTGTTTCGCGATCTGTTAAATCTTTCTGCTTTcctattttattagaattaagaagtTTTAGACCAAACACAACGAATGCCTAGAAAAACTATCCATTTTCACAGCTTTAATGCTTTAATTGAAGTGAACCAATGAATCAATCCCAATATTACAACTGCTGAAATTTTACTGCTGCGAATTACCGTTAGatctaataatattatattttgatgatTCTGCGGCAAAGTACAATCTTtacttgaattatcagaaaaccTTGGATTACTAGATCAAATACATCTGCTTTAATAGccgtttttatttcataaaaattatttcttctaatcaagtgaaccagACTGTATCTGTTTGGTAAAGTTTGGCAAATCattatgaatcgtttaacgtttaaaaataaaataaaaaatcggttcGCGAAGTACAGCATAACGTCCATTTTACGTACGATTTACACGTTGGCGGCGtcaatgaggaaggagctgccgttacggtgaatggcgggCGATATCGGGCCATGCTGACTGatattttgtttccaaaaattaatcagctaaacatcgacgaaaaCACCAATCGGTTTATTGCAAtgttcaagccaccattgacggcAAACGTCCAGATGTATTCGATAAAGCAGTCttaaattggactgatcgaatggatcaTGTAACGCGATTAAATAAAtccttaaattattaaattaaattttcctaaaaatgtttttaggcTACTTCTTATTGTTGGCGGGCCTGCAAATAAACCAATTCTTAGAAGAATTGATGGCAATGCCCAATGTTCGTTTGGGCTAAATATGGCTCTGTCCAAGAAAACTGAAAGAGTATCGGAATATTTTAGTGAATAAAATATTCGagagaaaaatgtatatgtattatacatgGAAGTTTTCTtatgagtagtttttttttttgttagcaaTTTGAAGTGCAATAGATCGTACTTTATTCCACTTTCTGCATTCAACGAATTCAAACCTATACCGATCACTTTCTTCAGAATCAAACAGTGTTAACGATACACATCCCCCTCTCTTACCTTATTGTACTCCTCTTCGCTGGCGAAACGTTCCTTCTGTATGCGTGTCATATAGAGCACATCTGTGGTCGGCAAAGCATCCTCCATAGAGCTCATTGTCTTCTGTAGTACACTTTTTGAAGCTAAGTAGCGTACGATCTGCTCTGGCATTCCGAGACCCGGAGGACTGACATATTGCAATGTTACATTGTAGAGTGTTAGAAGACGTGCCAATGAGTGCACTGTCCGTCCATGCTTCAGATCGCCCACCATTGTAATAGTGAGACCATTTACGGTACCGATCTCCTCGCGTATAGTGAAGATATCTAGTAGCGCCTGAGATGGGTGCTCACCCACACCATCACCAGCATTTAGTATGGGTTTGCGTGAATGATTCGCCGCGCGCTGTGGGACAACAAAGGCAGGAGAAATTAAATGTGTACACTTTTTTCAAGAGCTATTTTACTTAACCTACCGTAACTGCACCCGGTTCGGGATGGCGCAGTACAACTACATCGGAATAGCTTGCCATTACTGCGATGCTGTCCTCCAAAGTTTCACCCTTTTTCACCGATGAACTCGTCTGATCCATGTAGATAACGCGTCCGCCCAATCGTTGCATGGCCGCAGCAAAACTACAACTGGTTCTTGTGCTCACTTCATAGAAAATGGATGCCATGATCTTGCCACGCAAGATGTCATCCAAAGGTCGGTCTTTAGCTACACGGCTTTTCAACAGCTGCGCCAAGTTGAAGATTTCATTTAGATGCTCCTTAGTGAACATATCAACGGAGAGTATGTGTTTGCCAAGTAAGCTGTGCACCACGGGACTGACTGGCGCAGTGGTGAGGTTGCTTTTAGGCAGTAGTTCACGCAACGTTGCATTATTGGCGGAGTCACAGCGTATGCGAGGCAATGGCGAGATGGGTCGCAGCAAACCGGGGTCGCCTGCAAAGTGTACCTTCGAAGGTGGTTCTGCCAAAAGCTTGGCGAACGCCTCGTTGGCCTGTGAGTCGGACAGAAAGTCGACACTGCGGTCTTGCGACTTGTCGAGACCATCAGTGGATGCGTGGATATCAAGCGATTCTACCGATTGTAGGAGGAGTGATTTGCGCGCATATTGGCCGCGCACATTTTGCCCGAAACCAGGTTGAACAAGCACCTCACCATCAACAAAAGCAACTTCACCACGCAACACAACACGATGCACTTTACCCTTCACTTTCATGCCATCAAATGGCGTCCATCGCGCCTTGGAGTGCATTTCTTCTTGGTTTATAGTCCATTCCTCATCCAAGTCCACCTCAATATAAGTGTTGGGCTGCTCGGGCAGACTGAAGATACGTTTTGGATTACGGTAGAATTTATTCTGTATGTCTTCCAGCGTCAGCAGTCCGTCGTCAACAGCTTTGAGCAACAATGGTAGTATGGTTTCCAAGCCGGGAAATCCTGGAGGGGGTTTCTCGGAGTTTTTCTCCTCCCACGTATGTGGCGCATGATCAGTAGCAAACACATCAATATAATTCATGTTGTCCCACAAAGCTTGCTGATCTTCGGGTGTGCACAACACTGGTCGCACCTCTGCACGCCCTTCGCCAATGGCTGGTACATCGTCGGTGGAGAGGAACAAGTGGTGCGGGCAAACTTCGCAAGTCACGCGAATGCCTTTTTCTTTTGCAGCGCGTATCAACATAATTTCCTCTTTGCGTGCGATGTGACAAATGTGTATGGGACGATCGAGTAGATGTGCCATTAGAATAACCGCACCCATAGTTTGCCTTTCAGCATGACACACAATCGGTGCACGCTTCGGCCAATTTTGCATGTGCTTCTCCCACACTGTCATATCGGTCATTTTCAGCGTGCTAAAAGTGTCGTTAAGATACATCTTCAGGCCGCAAGCCTGGGATGCTAACTCGCCAACGCTCTGCCAATTTGTGTCGGATGCGCCCACATAGAGCGCATAATCACAACGAGCGCCTGCCTTTGCCAAATCTTGGAAGAGCTGAAAGCTAGAACGATCGACGATCGAAGGATTCGTGTTGGGCATAGCGCAAATGAGTGTCACACCACCAGCCAATGCAGCTGCT from Anastrepha obliqua isolate idAnaObli1 chromosome 2, idAnaObli1_1.0, whole genome shotgun sequence harbors:
- the LOC129239674 gene encoding uncharacterized protein LOC129239674 yields the protein MTHQLETSLNNEQMDPYMKSTHTKRFVVEDSITKVTSDGEPHEMMTMIAGLSGLFAAMIILAVLISLLSCKSDKKAKHCKNCPRTNNCKDNFARNSSLNESTTRSSISTTYTRATSLEEGNSVPATPIYNPTVSVISSGNLSGNLNSAFMNSELNLANTLSKPKKKKTHWSDEVDAQLRMKETTVDIERF